A single uncultured Acetobacterium sp. DNA region contains:
- the tgt gene encoding tRNA guanosine(34) transglycosylase Tgt, with protein MSEFRYELIKECKDTGARLGKVHTKRGVINTPIFMPVGTQATVKSLSSEDLMEMDANVILGNTYHLYLRPGQEIMDKAGGIHKFMNWNRPVLTDSGGFQVFSLNDLRKITEDGVEFISHLDGSRHFMTPEKAIDMQNSIGADIIMCFDECAPAGADYEYTKKSMEMTTRWAKRCKDAHKRPEDQALFGIVQGGMYEDLRAQSVKELTDIGFPGYSIGGLSVGEPKDVMYRMLDATTPLLPKDKPRYLMGVGSLDALFEGTIRGIDMFDCVLQSRIARNGTAFTSHGKVVVRNATYKEDFTPVDPECDCFVCRNYTRAYIRHLIKTNEILGARLLTYHNLYFTLVTMRKIRQAIMDDNLLAYKDAFFEKFGIAE; from the coding sequence ATGAGTGAATTTCGTTATGAACTGATCAAAGAGTGCAAGGACACCGGGGCCAGATTGGGAAAGGTCCACACCAAACGCGGGGTCATCAACACGCCGATTTTTATGCCGGTGGGCACCCAGGCAACGGTTAAGTCTCTTTCCTCTGAGGATTTGATGGAGATGGATGCCAATGTTATTTTAGGAAACACCTATCACCTTTATTTAAGACCAGGCCAGGAGATCATGGATAAAGCTGGGGGTATCCATAAATTTATGAATTGGAATCGTCCGGTGTTAACGGATAGTGGAGGATTCCAGGTTTTTTCTTTAAATGACTTAAGAAAGATTACTGAAGATGGTGTTGAATTTATTTCACATCTCGATGGATCACGACATTTTATGACTCCGGAAAAGGCCATTGATATGCAGAATTCCATTGGTGCTGATATTATTATGTGTTTTGATGAATGTGCACCGGCGGGAGCAGATTACGAATACACCAAAAAATCCATGGAAATGACAACCCGGTGGGCCAAACGATGTAAAGATGCCCATAAACGACCGGAAGACCAAGCTCTATTTGGCATTGTTCAGGGCGGCATGTATGAAGACCTCAGAGCACAAAGTGTCAAAGAGCTTACCGACATTGGCTTCCCGGGATATTCCATTGGGGGACTCAGTGTGGGGGAACCCAAGGATGTGATGTATCGGATGCTGGATGCCACCACGCCGCTGTTGCCGAAAGACAAACCCCGGTATTTGATGGGGGTTGGTTCATTGGATGCGCTTTTTGAAGGAACCATCCGGGGCATTGACATGTTTGACTGCGTGCTCCAGAGTCGGATCGCCAGAAATGGAACCGCCTTCACCAGCCATGGCAAGGTCGTGGTTCGTAATGCCACCTATAAGGAAGATTTTACACCAGTAGACCCGGAATGTGATTGTTTCGTTTGTCGAAACTATACCCGAGCCTATATCCGTCATCTCATTAAAACCAATGAAATTTTAGGAGCCAGGTTATTGACATATCATAACTTATACTTTACACTTGTAACAATGAGGAAAATTCGGCAGGCGATAATGGATGATAATTTATTGGCCTACAAAGATGCTTTCTTTGAAAAATTTGGCATTGCTGAATAA
- the queA gene encoding tRNA preQ1(34) S-adenosylmethionine ribosyltransferase-isomerase QueA produces the protein MNKTDFYYDLPDELIAQCPLEKRDNSRLMVLNREKNTIEDRNFFEVTNYLRPGDLLVMNNTKVLPGRLFGSREDSGGKVEILLLRHLAQKDWEIMVKPGKRAKVGARIIFSPELKGEITGTTQGGLRIISFEYTGVFEEIIDEIGLMPVPPYIHETLKDNNRYQTVYAKREGSSAAPTAGLHFTPDLIQKIEEMGVEIAEVTLHVGIGTFRPVKCDVIEEHHMHEEYYEVSEETAKAIKHTKERGGRVIAVGTTSVRTLESNAKLHDGVVTAYTGVTDIFIYPGYQWEVVDAIITNFHLPESTLLMLVSAFYNREAVMKAYQTAIDWRYRFFSFGDALFIE, from the coding sequence ATGAATAAAACTGACTTTTATTATGATCTCCCGGACGAATTGATTGCCCAATGTCCTTTGGAAAAAAGGGATAATTCCCGTTTGATGGTACTGAACCGCGAAAAAAACACCATCGAAGACCGGAATTTTTTTGAAGTGACCAATTATTTACGTCCTGGAGATTTGCTGGTGATGAATAATACCAAGGTGTTACCGGGCCGGTTGTTTGGTTCCCGGGAAGATAGCGGTGGTAAGGTCGAGATCTTATTGTTGCGACACCTAGCCCAAAAAGATTGGGAAATCATGGTAAAGCCGGGAAAACGAGCCAAGGTTGGCGCCCGGATTATTTTTAGTCCCGAGCTAAAAGGGGAAATCACCGGAACCACCCAGGGCGGGCTGCGGATTATCAGCTTTGAATACACGGGTGTCTTTGAGGAAATCATTGACGAAATCGGTTTGATGCCGGTACCACCATATATTCATGAAACCTTGAAAGACAATAATCGGTATCAGACCGTCTATGCCAAACGGGAAGGTTCTTCAGCCGCCCCTACGGCCGGGCTCCATTTTACCCCGGATCTCATTCAGAAAATTGAAGAGATGGGCGTGGAGATTGCTGAGGTGACCCTCCATGTCGGAATTGGTACCTTTCGACCGGTGAAATGTGATGTGATTGAAGAACATCATATGCATGAGGAGTATTACGAGGTGTCGGAAGAAACCGCCAAAGCCATTAAGCACACTAAAGAAAGAGGGGGCCGGGTTATTGCTGTGGGCACCACTTCAGTCAGAACTCTGGAGAGTAATGCCAAGCTCCACGATGGCGTGGTGACGGCCTACACCGGTGTAACGGATATTTTTATTTACCCCGGATACCAGTGGGAGGTGGTGGATGCCATCATCACCAATTTCCATTTACCGGAATCAACTTTGCTGATGCTGGTTTCGGCCTTTTATAATCGGGAAGCTGTTATGAAAGCCTATCAGACCGCCATTGACTGGAGATATCGTTTTTTTAGCTTTGGTGATGCCTTATTTATTGAATAG
- the yajC gene encoding preprotein translocase subunit YajC, producing the protein MFGIDFTLILPLVLVLVFFYFFILRPQQKQQKEVKEMRTNMKPGDEIITIGGFYGIVYAIGEENVTIELLPDFNKALITKSAIARIVNVGDAVAATEDDDFVELEDLDNEETVVDAEFEEIDEEKEKAEKDKK; encoded by the coding sequence ATGTTTGGGATTGATTTTACATTGATTCTCCCTTTGGTATTAGTACTTGTATTTTTCTATTTCTTTATTTTAAGACCACAACAGAAACAACAAAAAGAAGTTAAAGAAATGCGGACAAATATGAAACCAGGGGATGAAATTATTACAATTGGCGGCTTTTATGGAATTGTCTATGCGATTGGCGAAGAAAATGTGACCATCGAATTATTACCAGATTTTAATAAAGCTCTGATCACAAAATCAGCCATTGCTCGAATCGTCAATGTTGGGGACGCTGTTGCAGCAACAGAAGATGACGATTTTGTAGAACTGGAAGACCTGGATAATGAAGAAACCGTAGTAGATGCGGAATTTGAAGAAATCGACGAAGAAAAAGAAAAAGCAGAAAAAGACAAAAAATAA
- the scfB gene encoding thioether cross-link-forming SCIFF peptide maturase produces MIHKYIKNGLNIVLDVDTSTVLTVDDLSYDLLDQYETKTRAEIVEVYKAKYNTVEIGECLDELDSIKEAGLLFREMSYQRENYANEDLIKALCLHVAHDCNLKCTYCFAAQGDFDGEKLLMPLEVGKKAIDFIIAQSKNRENLEVDFFGGEPLMNLDVVKKLVIYGNEMAEKHHKKFKFTMTTNGVLLNAETREYLNETMDNIVLSLDGRKEVNDQMRQTVNDQGSFDVIINNIKAMAEMRGDKGHYVRGTYTHHNLDFAKDVQFLAKEGFKSISVEPVVAEATHSYALTEADLPAIMEEYDALALAYLKRHEDGLHYNFFHFNVNLDHGPCVYKRLSGCGAGKDYVAVTPEGDIYPCHQFVGNEAFKMGDVNNGITDRDIKKIFDAGNLLEKEACQTCWAKYFCGGGCHANAYNFNGTIMEPHFVSCEIERRRVENAIMISIIEGEQE; encoded by the coding sequence ATGATACATAAATATATAAAGAACGGACTCAACATTGTGTTGGATGTAGATACCAGCACAGTCCTGACCGTGGACGATTTAAGCTATGATTTGCTGGATCAGTACGAAACCAAAACAAGAGCTGAAATAGTTGAAGTGTATAAAGCTAAATATAATACAGTTGAGATCGGCGAATGTCTGGACGAATTGGACAGCATTAAAGAAGCCGGGCTGTTATTCCGGGAAATGAGCTATCAGCGGGAGAACTATGCCAATGAAGATTTAATCAAGGCCTTGTGTCTTCACGTCGCCCATGATTGCAACCTGAAATGCACCTATTGTTTTGCCGCCCAGGGAGATTTTGACGGCGAAAAATTACTGATGCCACTAGAAGTGGGAAAAAAAGCTATCGACTTTATCATTGCCCAATCCAAAAACCGAGAAAATCTGGAAGTTGATTTTTTTGGTGGGGAACCGCTGATGAACCTCGATGTGGTCAAAAAATTGGTGATTTATGGTAATGAAATGGCTGAAAAACACCATAAAAAATTCAAATTTACGATGACCACCAATGGGGTGCTGCTAAATGCTGAAACCCGGGAATATCTCAATGAAACCATGGACAATATCGTCCTTAGTCTGGATGGCCGAAAAGAAGTCAACGATCAGATGCGACAAACGGTCAATGATCAGGGCTCCTTTGATGTAATCATCAATAACATCAAAGCGATGGCGGAAATGCGCGGTGATAAGGGTCATTATGTCCGGGGAACCTATACCCATCATAATCTGGATTTTGCAAAAGACGTTCAGTTTTTGGCAAAAGAAGGTTTTAAAAGCATTTCAGTGGAACCGGTGGTGGCCGAGGCCACTCACAGTTATGCGCTCACCGAAGCAGACTTGCCAGCGATTATGGAAGAATATGATGCGTTGGCATTAGCTTATCTGAAACGTCATGAAGACGGTCTCCACTATAATTTTTTTCACTTTAATGTCAATCTGGATCACGGCCCCTGTGTTTACAAACGGTTATCCGGCTGCGGTGCCGGAAAAGATTATGTGGCTGTCACACCGGAAGGGGACATCTACCCTTGCCATCAGTTTGTCGGAAACGAAGCTTTCAAAATGGGCGATGTCAATAACGGCATTACCGATCGCGACATTAAAAAAATCTTTGATGCGGGAAACTTACTGGAAAAAGAAGCGTGCCAAACCTGTTGGGCCAAGTATTTCTGCGGCGGCGGCTGTCATGCCAATGCCTATAATTTTAACGGCACCATTATGGAGCCCCATTTCGTCAGTTGTGAAATTGAACGCCGGCGGGTCGAAAAT
- the scfA gene encoding six-cysteine ranthipeptide SCIFF, producing the protein MKHIKIIKEGKLTDVKNRGCGECQTSCQSACKTSCTVGNQKCKQTTEK; encoded by the coding sequence TTGAAGCACATTAAAATCATTAAAGAAGGAAAACTCACTGACGTAAAAAACAGAGGGTGTGGGGAATGTCAAACTTCCTGTCAGTCAGCCTGTAAAACTTCCTGCACCGTAGGAAATCAAAAATGCAAACAAACGACTGAAAAATAA